The Nocardia sp. BMG111209 genome includes a window with the following:
- a CDS encoding slipin family protein: MTNDIVAIVRQYEKGVVFRLGKVQSVREPGLRFMLPFADRMQKVSMRTVTMPIASQQVITRDNVSIALAAVAYFRCVDAALSLVAIEDVRQAIDQIAQTTVRNVIGRTTLDHVLSETERLNEQIKEILDATTEKWGVLVELVELKDIELPESLKRAMAREAEAEREKRAKIIAAEGEALSVAKLAEAADVIAAHPIALQLRNLQVLSEISVEHNSTIVFPAQFLDSVRAIGGFVQQEIGAS, from the coding sequence GTGACCAACGACATCGTCGCGATCGTGCGGCAATACGAAAAAGGTGTCGTATTCCGGCTCGGGAAGGTGCAATCGGTGCGGGAGCCGGGGCTGCGGTTCATGCTCCCGTTCGCCGATCGCATGCAGAAGGTGAGCATGCGGACGGTGACCATGCCGATCGCGTCGCAGCAGGTGATCACCCGGGACAACGTGTCGATCGCGCTCGCCGCGGTAGCCTACTTCCGCTGCGTCGACGCCGCGTTGTCGCTGGTGGCGATCGAGGATGTGCGGCAGGCTATCGATCAGATCGCGCAGACCACGGTACGAAATGTGATCGGGCGCACCACACTCGATCACGTGCTGTCCGAGACCGAGCGGCTCAACGAGCAGATCAAGGAGATCCTCGACGCCACCACCGAGAAGTGGGGCGTGCTGGTCGAATTGGTGGAGCTCAAGGACATCGAGCTGCCGGAGTCGTTGAAGCGGGCCATGGCCCGGGAGGCCGAGGCGGAACGAGAGAAGCGGGCGAAGATCATCGCGGCCGAGGGCGAGGCGTTGTCGGTGGCCAAACTGGCCGAGGCGGCGGATGTCATCGCCGCGCATCCGATCGCGTTGCAGCTGCGGAATCTGCAAGTGCTGTCGGAGATCTCGGTCGAGCACAACTCGACCATCGTGTTCCCCGCGCAGTTCCTCGACAGCGTCCG